Below is a genomic region from Prolixibacteraceae bacterium.
TTACTTTGATGATAGCTCATGGGATGATGAGATGGGAAGTGAGTTTGACTCCATTGATGATCTAGATATTTAATTTCTACGAAAATCATAGAGATGAAAACATTAGTCGTAATAACCGGACCTACGGGAGTTGGAAAGACAGATTTAAGTATTCGAATTGCGGAAACATTTCAGACGGAGATTATTTCGTGTGATTCTAGGCAGCTCTTTAAGGAGATGACAATAGGTACGGCGGTACCAACGCAAGAGGAGTTGTCAAGAGTACCTCATCACTTTATTCAGACTCATTCTGTTCATGATTACTATAATGCCGCACAATTTGAGGTGGATGTATTAGCAAAGTTGGACGACCTATTTGAATCAAAGCAATTGGTTGTGATGACTGGCGGCTCAATGATGTACATCGATGCAGTGTGTAAAGGTATTGATGATCTACCCACTGTGACTCCAGTGGTTCGTAATGGTTTACTAAAACAGTATGAGGAAGAGGGAATTGATAATATCATGCAAGAGCTTAAGGAGCATGATCCTGTCTATTACACTCAGGTGGACTTAAATAACCATAAGAGAGTGATCCATGCTGTTGAGATTATTAGAATGACAGGTGGACCTTACTCTGAATTACGAACAAATACAGTTAAGAACCGTCCTTTTAATATTATAAAAATCTGTGTCAATCGCGAACGTGAAGAGGTGTATGATCGAATTAACCGAAGGGTATTGATGATGATAGATCAAGGATTAGAAGCGGAGGCACGATCGTTATACGACTATAAGGATTTACCTGCATTAAACACCGTTGGGTATAGAGAGTTCTTTAACTACTTTGGTGGAGAAAAAGACCTCGATTATGCTATTGAGAGAGTTCAAGCAAATAGTAGAAAGTATGCCCGAAAACAGTTGACATGGTTTAGAAGAGATAAGGCTTATGAATGGTTTCATCCTGATGAGCAAGAACAAATTGTTGACTTTATCAAATCACAACTTTAATTCGTTGATATGTTGTGCAAATGTTTAGGCCCTAATTACTTCAGTTGTTTGTTTGAGTGAAGTCATTAAGGCCTAGATATCTTTTCTTGTAATTTAATCTTCAGATAGAGATTTGTTGAGTAGTCCAATGACATCTTCTAAATCTTTTTTGATGCTTTGCATCTTGTCCATCGGCATATCCAATTTTTCAAATAAAGTGGTTGGAACACATGCGATATCACTCTTTAACTCTCTCGCCTTAGTGGTTAATTCGATAAATACCTTGCGTTCGTCTTTTGTGTCACGGGTGCGTATTATTAGCTCCATGGCCTCCATACGTTTTAGGAGTGGCGTTAAGGTATTACTATTTAGGTATAACTTTTCTCCTATAGACTTAACTGGTAAAGGAGATTCCTCCCATAGAACCATTAATACCAAGTATTGAGGGTAGGTCAACCCATATTGCTCCAATAGAGGTTGATAGAGCTTTGTTATCATTCTGCTTGCCACATAGAATGGAAAGCAGAATTGATTGGATATCTTTAGTTGTTCCATATATTTCTTGTTATTTCTCTAGTAACTTTTTAATGAGAGTCTCCATTTTCTCTGGTTTTGCAACAGGAGCGAATCGTTTGATTGGTTTACCCTCTCTATCGATTACAAACTTAGTAAAATTCCATTTTATCTTCGAACCAAACCATCCTCCAAGTTCTCCTTTTAGATATTTAAAGATAGGATGTGATTGATCCCCATTAACATCTACTTTGCTAAACATAGGGAAAGATACACCGTAGTTAATTAGGCACCCTTCACTTATCTCTTTTTCGCCACCAGGCTCTTGGTTTCCGAATTGGTTACAAGGAAAACCTAAGATAACTAACCCTTGATCTTTGTACTTTTGGTATAGCGCCTCTAATCCTTCGTATTGAGGGGTTAATCCACATTTGCTTGCTGTGTTTACGACAACAACTACTTTGCCATCGAATTCAGACATGTTTAACTCTTTTCCTTGTAGTGTGCGGGCTGTAAAATCGTAGAATTTCATAATCGTATATTGTTTGTTTTGTTTAAATCTTATGCAATTATATCGCTTACGATTGAATTGTGCAAGTTTTTCATTGAATATTTACTATGAATTATTAGAGTTGTATCTCTATTGTTTGTGTGTAATCGGGTGGTATATAGAGAATTGGATGGTGTTTTTTGCTTGTGGGTATTTGTTGGTGTAAAAGAAGCGCGGATTGTGTTAAAAGTAATACTCTTCACGAATGTGCTGCCAAAGTTACTTTTATTGGAGTCGTCTGAATTTCTTAATAATTGTATTAATAGGAGTCGTTTTCTTTGAAAAGATTAGTTCAATATGAAATAACGAAAAGACGATTTGTCCAATAGCACTGTTTTGGTTACATTTGTTCTTCTTATGTTTTAGACATAAAAAAGTGATCAAAAGCAAGTTAAAAATACCTTATATAAGATGAATATTTCGTATAGTTGGTTAAAGGATTATATAGACACAGATCTATCTCCTGCAGAGCTCTCTTCCATTCTTACACAGACTGGATTAGAAGTTGGTAGTATTGAGGAAGTGGAAACCATTAAAGGTGGTTTAAAAGGGTTAGTAATTGGTGAAGTGAAGAGTTGTGAAGCCCATCCTGATTCGGACCACTTATCAAAAACTACTGTGGATGTAGGGGAAGCAGAGTTGTTACCAATTGTTTGTGGTGCGCCAAATGTGGCAGCAGGCCAAAAAGTTGTAGTAGCAGTAGTAGGTACTATTCTATACGATGGAGATAATGAGTTTAAGATCAAGAAGTCGAAGATTCGTGGTGAAGTTTCGATGGGTATGATCTGTGCTGAAGATGAGATCGGTTTGGGGGAAAGTCATGATGGTATTATGGTATTGCCATCAGATGCTCCTGTAGGAAAAGCTGCATCTGAATATTTCAACGTTGAGAATGACTATATCATTGAGATCGATTTAACACCTAACCGTGTGGATGGATCATCGCATATTGGTGTGGCAAGAGATTTGGCTGCATTCTTGAAACAGCAAAACGATAACATTACCTATAGTAAGCCATCTGTAGATGACTTTAAAGTTGATAATGACCAAGTGCCTGTTACGATAGATGTACGTAACTCAGCAGCATGCCCTATATATACAGGAGTAAGTATTCGTGGCGTTAAAGTAGAAAGCTCTCCAGAGTGGTTACAGAAGCGCTTAATTGTGATCGGTTTAACTCCAATCAATAATATCGTAGATATTACAAACTACGTTCTATTTGAAACAGGTCAACCATTACATGCTTTTGATATGGCTAAAATCAAAGGCAATAAGATTGTTGTGGAAACCTTAGCACAAGGAACAAAGTTTACAACATTAGACGAAGTTGAAAGAGAGCTAGATGCGAAAGATCTGATGATTTGTAATGAATCGGAAGGAATGTGTATTGCAGGAGTGTTCGGAGGTTTAGATTCAGGAGTAAAGGATACAACTACTGATATATTCTTGGAGAGTGCATATTTCAATCCAGTTTACGTACGTAAGACTGCACGTCGTCATGGATTAAGTACAGATTCGTCTTTCCGTTTTGAGAGAGGTGTCGATCCTAATGGAAATGAGTATGCTTTAAAGCGTGCTGCATTGTTAATTAAAGAGATTGCAGGTGGACAAATTTCTGGAGACATCCAACGTGTTGCTGCAGATGATGCTCCAACGGCTCCTTTTGAAGTGGTATTCAAACCATCTAATGCTCGTCGATTGATTGGTAAAGATATTGATGATGCTACTATCGAAAAGATTTTGGTTGCTCTAGAGATCGAGATAAGTAAGTCAGACGATGACACATGGAACCTAAAAGTTCCTGCTTATAGAGTGGATGTTCAAAGGGAAGCTGATGTGGTCGAAGACATTCTACGTATCTATGGCTACAATAATGTACAACCAGGTACTGCAGTAAAGTCTACAATACAATATTCACATAAACCAAATAAGCATAAGTTACAGAATATGGTTTCTGACTCACTCTCAGCATGTGGGTTTAATGAGATCTGGAGTAACTCATTAGGAAAAGCTTCAAACTATGATGGATTGAACTCTTATCCTGAGGCTAATCTGGTTAAATTATTCAACCCTCTATCACAAGACCTTAATGTGATGAGAGAGAATCTTCTGTTTGGTGGATTAGAGGCTGTTGAGCGTAATACTAACTTTAGAAATGGAGATCTATCTCTATATGAGTTTGGTAATGTTTATACCTATGATGAGTCTATTGAAACGGATAATCATGTTAATAGATACCATGAGGAAGAGCATCTAGGTTTATGGTTGTCAGGGAATAGAGATAATGAGGGATGGCAAGGCGAAGCAACAACTTCTTCTTTCTATACTTTGAAATCATATGTTATCAATATCCTTGAGAAACTTGGTATTACGGAAGATAAGATCCAAATTAAGAGTTGTACTGAAGATATCTATAGTGATGCGATTCAGATTTGTCAAGGACCAAAAGTGTTGGCTACTCTAGGATATGTTGCGCCGTCTTTACTAAAGAAGAACGGGATTAAGACAACTGTATTCTATGCTGATATTCATTGGACAACGGTACTTACGACGTTGAAGAAACAAAAAGTTCAGTATACACCGCTTCCAAAATATCCTGAGGTACGTAGAGATCTTGCTTTATTGGTGGATAAGAGTGTAACATTTGATCAATTGAAAGCGATTGCACTTAAGGGAGAGAAGAATCTTCTTCGTAAAGTCGATATCTTTGATGTTTATGAAGGAGAGCACCTTCCTGAAGGAAAGAAATCATATGCATTGAGTTTCATCTTACGTGATGATAAAGGAACGCTTAAAGATAAGCAGATTGATAAAATCATGAACAAAATGATTAAGTCATTTGAACATCAGGTGGGAGCTTCTTTGCGATAAGCGAATGTGAGCCTGCATATAATATAATATTTAAGTAAAGGTCAACCGTATGTGGTTGACCTTTCTTTTAGGTTTGATACGAATACTATCATTAAAAGTGAGGTGTATTTCCTTTCTATTTTGTTTGAAAATAACAGATGAAGGGGTTATGGTATTATCATAGCCTTAACAAAACAAGATATCTTTGAAGTGATTTACCACTCCATTAAAAATAGAATTGGTATAGGAATAATAACTGTATAATTAAACGACCGAATATCATGAGTGATAACAAAAAAGGAATACTCTTTGCTTGCTTCACCGCACTTTTATGGGGTTTTCTTGCGATCATATTAAAGATGGCATCCCAATTTCTGGATTCCCACACTATTGTGTTTGCTCGTTTTTCTATTGCTTTCTTAATTCTCTTAACCATTGTGTTGAGTCGGGGTCGATATACCACTCTGCAGATATTTAGAAAACCTCCATTGATGTTGATGGTCGCAACAGTTTGCCTGTCCCTTAACTATTATGGATATATGCAGGGGATCCATTTGACCTCTCCAGGGAATGCACAGATATTAATTCAATGGGGTCCCATTCTACTTGCTCTTTCTGGTATTTTTATTTTTAAAGAGAAACTGAGTCGATGGCAAGCCCTTGGCTTTGTCATTGCATTGTGTGGCTTTACACTCTTTTTTAGAGAAAAGCTGATAAATCTAATTGATTCTTCCAACGAGTATATTGAAGGTAATGTATGGACTTTGTTTGGTGGAACAATGTGGGCTATATATGCCATCTTACAAAAGAAGTTGGTGCAACGATTCAGCACCACTCAATTAAATTTATTCATTTATGGTGTCGCTTCATTGTTGTTTTTGAGTCAAGCAGACCTGTCACAATTAGGAGTGTTAAGTCTGAAACAATGGGCAATTGTTGTGTTTTTAGGATTGAATACACTTTTGGCATATGGTGCATTAGCAGAAGCATTGAAATATACTAAAGCAAAGAATGTGAGTATTATCATTACGCTTAATCCTGTACTTACGTTTATCTTATTAGGGATTATGAGTGAGGTTGGTTTGCATTGGGTGGCCCCAGAACAACTGACTATTTTATCCATTGTTGGTGCAGTAGGGGTGTTAAGTGGTGCAATAATGATTATTGGAGGGAAAAAATAGAAGAGACTAATTATGAAATATCTAGCATCGAATTTAAAGTATTTAAGGACGGAATTTCTTTTGTCACAGAAGAAATTGGGCGAAAGGATTAATATCTCTGCGTCTTCCATTGGTTGTTATGAAAAAGAGAGGAGTACTCCTTCATTACGTAATATTCAGAAACTATCTACCACTTTCGGAGTGGATATCGATACCTTGCTTCATGTTGATTTAACAACAGAGCATAGAGAGATCTCTAGAGAAGGTAAGAATATACGTGTTCTTCCCATTGTTGTGGAGAGTGATAATAAAGAGAAAGCTTCGATTGTTCCTGCAAAAGCTGCTGCAGGTTATACTGAAGGGTATGCAGAACCTCAATTCGTTTCGAGTTTAGTCAATTTCGATCTGCCATTTCCTGAATTACAGAAAGAACAGACATATCGCGTGTTTCAGATTACAGGAGATTCAATGTTGCCAATTAAGAATAACTCTTATGTGATCACCAGTTATTTGCAAAATTGGAGGGATGTGAAGTTTGGTTCTTGTTATATTGTTCTTACTAAAGAAGATGGAATTGTATTTAAACGTATAGAAAAAAGTGAATCAACACATCGTTTAAGAATGACTTCTGACAATGACCAATATGATCCATACGAGATTCATATTAATGATATTAAAGAGATCTGGGTTGCGAAGGGTATTATTGATTTTGACCTTGATTCGTAGCATAAAAATATCAAAATATATAGAAAAAGGAGAGGCTATGGCATCTCCTTTTTTGTATCTTAGAAACTCATAACCATTAAGATCTTTTTTTGTAATAGACATATGAATTCGTCTCCTATCTCAATATATCATTTTAAAGAAGCCGCAATACAGTTCGAGGTGGTAGATATCCAAAAGATTCTTTCTATGAAAGAGAAGTCTTTGGTAGCACATCGTTTAAGATTTCATCAAATATTAGTTATAACAGATGGAAGTGGGTTTCACGAAGTGGATTTTAAGGTAATTGAATTTCATAAGAGTACTATTATTCCTGTTGCTATGGGACAGGTACAACGTTTTGAGCCCAATTCTGAAATGCGAGGATATGCGATTGTCTTCACTTCTGATTTTCTTATCAAAGAGTCGTTAGACTATAACTATCTATTTAATTTTACGATATTTATTCATAATATCACGCCAATATTGTGTGAATGCAATGAGTCAATAGAGGTGTTAGTTGGAGAGATGCTTAGAGAACAGTTTGCCGGAGGACAATTTGAACAAGAAGCTTATTTAAGAAATTTACTCCTTAGTTTTTTAATTCAGATAGAAAGAAAGAAAAGGTCCTATTCCGAGATTGAGCCTAATCAGACATTGAATTTATATTTGAACTTTAGATGTGAGATTGAGCAGAATATTAGTTATAAACTTAAGATTGTTGATATTTGTGAGAAGTTATCGATCTCTCCAAAGCAGTTAAATCGTCAATTAAAACAATATCATAATACTACAGCAAAGAAGTATATTGATGAGCGTATACTTCTTGAGATTAAAAGACTTTTATCTTATTCTACACTTTCAATGAAGGAAATTGCATATCGAATTGGTTTTGACGATCCAACCAATTTTACTAAATACTTCAAGGGAAAGACTGGT
It encodes:
- the pheT gene encoding phenylalanine--tRNA ligase subunit beta; the encoded protein is MNISYSWLKDYIDTDLSPAELSSILTQTGLEVGSIEEVETIKGGLKGLVIGEVKSCEAHPDSDHLSKTTVDVGEAELLPIVCGAPNVAAGQKVVVAVVGTILYDGDNEFKIKKSKIRGEVSMGMICAEDEIGLGESHDGIMVLPSDAPVGKAASEYFNVENDYIIEIDLTPNRVDGSSHIGVARDLAAFLKQQNDNITYSKPSVDDFKVDNDQVPVTIDVRNSAACPIYTGVSIRGVKVESSPEWLQKRLIVIGLTPINNIVDITNYVLFETGQPLHAFDMAKIKGNKIVVETLAQGTKFTTLDEVERELDAKDLMICNESEGMCIAGVFGGLDSGVKDTTTDIFLESAYFNPVYVRKTARRHGLSTDSSFRFERGVDPNGNEYALKRAALLIKEIAGGQISGDIQRVAADDAPTAPFEVVFKPSNARRLIGKDIDDATIEKILVALEIEISKSDDDTWNLKVPAYRVDVQREADVVEDILRIYGYNNVQPGTAVKSTIQYSHKPNKHKLQNMVSDSLSACGFNEIWSNSLGKASNYDGLNSYPEANLVKLFNPLSQDLNVMRENLLFGGLEAVERNTNFRNGDLSLYEFGNVYTYDESIETDNHVNRYHEEEHLGLWLSGNRDNEGWQGEATTSSFYTLKSYVINILEKLGITEDKIQIKSCTEDIYSDAIQICQGPKVLATLGYVAPSLLKKNGIKTTVFYADIHWTTVLTTLKKQKVQYTPLPKYPEVRRDLALLVDKSVTFDQLKAIALKGEKNLLRKVDIFDVYEGEHLPEGKKSYALSFILRDDKGTLKDKQIDKIMNKMIKSFEHQVGASLR
- the miaA gene encoding tRNA (adenosine(37)-N6)-dimethylallyltransferase MiaA, producing the protein MKTLVVITGPTGVGKTDLSIRIAETFQTEIISCDSRQLFKEMTIGTAVPTQEELSRVPHHFIQTHSVHDYYNAAQFEVDVLAKLDDLFESKQLVVMTGGSMMYIDAVCKGIDDLPTVTPVVRNGLLKQYEEEGIDNIMQELKEHDPVYYTQVDLNNHKRVIHAVEIIRMTGGPYSELRTNTVKNRPFNIIKICVNREREEVYDRINRRVLMMIDQGLEAEARSLYDYKDLPALNTVGYREFFNYFGGEKDLDYAIERVQANSRKYARKQLTWFRRDKAYEWFHPDEQEQIVDFIKSQL
- a CDS encoding glutathione peroxidase codes for the protein MKFYDFTARTLQGKELNMSEFDGKVVVVVNTASKCGLTPQYEGLEALYQKYKDQGLVILGFPCNQFGNQEPGGEKEISEGCLINYGVSFPMFSKVDVNGDQSHPIFKYLKGELGGWFGSKIKWNFTKFVIDREGKPIKRFAPVAKPEKMETLIKKLLEK
- a CDS encoding MarR family transcriptional regulator, whose protein sequence is MEQLKISNQFCFPFYVASRMITKLYQPLLEQYGLTYPQYLVLMVLWEESPLPVKSIGEKLYLNSNTLTPLLKRMEAMELIIRTRDTKDERKVFIELTTKARELKSDIACVPTTLFEKLDMPMDKMQSIKKDLEDVIGLLNKSLSED
- a CDS encoding helix-turn-helix domain-containing protein; protein product: MKYLASNLKYLRTEFLLSQKKLGERINISASSIGCYEKERSTPSLRNIQKLSTTFGVDIDTLLHVDLTTEHREISREGKNIRVLPIVVESDNKEKASIVPAKAAAGYTEGYAEPQFVSSLVNFDLPFPELQKEQTYRVFQITGDSMLPIKNNSYVITSYLQNWRDVKFGSCYIVLTKEDGIVFKRIEKSESTHRLRMTSDNDQYDPYEIHINDIKEIWVAKGIIDFDLDS
- a CDS encoding helix-turn-helix domain-containing protein; the protein is MNSSPISIYHFKEAAIQFEVVDIQKILSMKEKSLVAHRLRFHQILVITDGSGFHEVDFKVIEFHKSTIIPVAMGQVQRFEPNSEMRGYAIVFTSDFLIKESLDYNYLFNFTIFIHNITPILCECNESIEVLVGEMLREQFAGGQFEQEAYLRNLLLSFLIQIERKKRSYSEIEPNQTLNLYLNFRCEIEQNISYKLKIVDICEKLSISPKQLNRQLKQYHNTTAKKYIDERILLEIKRLLSYSTLSMKEIAYRIGFDDPTNFTKYFKGKTGQLPSVYRLRYQ
- a CDS encoding DMT family transporter, which gives rise to MSDNKKGILFACFTALLWGFLAIILKMASQFLDSHTIVFARFSIAFLILLTIVLSRGRYTTLQIFRKPPLMLMVATVCLSLNYYGYMQGIHLTSPGNAQILIQWGPILLALSGIFIFKEKLSRWQALGFVIALCGFTLFFREKLINLIDSSNEYIEGNVWTLFGGTMWAIYAILQKKLVQRFSTTQLNLFIYGVASLLFLSQADLSQLGVLSLKQWAIVVFLGLNTLLAYGALAEALKYTKAKNVSIIITLNPVLTFILLGIMSEVGLHWVAPEQLTILSIVGAVGVLSGAIMIIGGKK